The following proteins come from a genomic window of Athalia rosae chromosome 1, iyAthRosa1.1, whole genome shotgun sequence:
- the LOC105685039 gene encoding protein PET100 homolog, mitochondrial: MGTWQLEVARMALYMAFPVALFHYFNQPEVYEESITNKKREIYPVVKREKEQEIRDQLRAARDRREAKQLRELENSMNK, translated from the coding sequence ATGGGTACCTGGCAATTAGAAGTAGCCAGAATGGCATTGTACATGGCATTCCCAGTTGCTTTGTTCCACTATTTTAATCAGCCAGAAGTTTATGAGGAATCGATTACTAACAAAAAACGTGAAATCTATCCGGTtgttaaaagagaaaaggaacagGAGATTCGAGATCAATTGAGAGCGGCTCGTGACAGACGAGAAGCCAAACAATTGAGAGAATTGGAAAATAGtatgaacaaataa
- the LOC105685038 gene encoding major facilitator superfamily domain-containing protein 9 encodes MAFDPTWVYAISFMDLFAVSLSIPLLSTHLRSLGASHMLIGFSSSLYAGAQLISGPIIGSWSDRKGRQMVLLTSLIICVISYVFLGMLKSLVVVLVIRLILGIFKHIQVLTRTIVADQIPSEEQSRVSGRLTALSSAGFIIGPVIGGHLAELENGFTYLCYLTALLFALNIAMTYLFLPDCPKAQLPDETETIREKKKCASFKEEMICAVRDLADIDWAMYWDIFALKFLMGISQAIFFSNYFLNVQETYNVSPKWTGYTISFQGIVGASAGLLAGWVDQKLYKNDLSFRQRNLHGFIIMAVAYTGLLFSPTLFLFMLWTIPLRASCAILRIVGTDMILKRGSATQRGSLVGTGNSISNIARLVAPLLAGFMGDLYGTNTSALLSTIISVLGIILLLTTKQHTPPVRTKAH; translated from the exons ATGGCATTTGATCCTACTTGGGTTTATGCGATCTCATTTATG GATTTGTTCGCTGTCAGTCTAAGCATTCCATTGCTCTCCACACATTTGAGATCATTAGGAGCATCTCACATGCTGATTGGATTTTCTAGCTCTTTATATGCCGGTGCTCAGCTTATTAGTGGTCCTATTATA GGAAGTTGGAGTGATCGTAAAGGACGACAAATGGTTCTGTTGACTAGTCTGATTATATGCGTtatttcttatgtatttctaGGAATGCTCAAGTCACTTGTGGTTGTATTAGTTATCAGACTTATTCTAG GTATTTTCAAACACATTCAAGTTTTGACCCGTACCATTGTAGCTGATCAAATACCATCTGAGGAACAAAGCAGAGTTTCTGGTCGTTTAACAGCCCTTTCTAGTGCTGGTTTTATTATAGGACCTGTCATTGGTGGGCACCTCGCAGAATTAGAAAATGGTTTTACGTATCTCTGTTACCTCACTGCTTTATTATTTGCTCTCAATATTG CGATGACATATCTCTTTCTTCCTGATTGTCCCAAAGCTCAGTTACCAGATGAAACTGAAACGAttcgtgagaagaaaaaatgtgccAGTTTCAAAGAAGAAATGATATGTGCTGTCCGTGATCTAGCAGACATTGACTGGGCAATGTACTGGGATATATTTGCGCTCAAATTTCTTATGGGTATTTCACaggcaatatttttttctaactatTTCCTCAATGTTCAAGAGACATACAATGTTTCACCAAAATGGACCGGATACACTATATCATTTCAAGGAATAGTTGGAGCTTCAGCAGGCTTGTTAGCAGGCTGGGTAGAccaaaaattgtataaaaacgATCTCAGTTTTAGACAACGAAATCTACATGGTTTCATTATCATGGCTGTGGCTTACACCGGGCTTTTGTTTTCTCCgactttatttctattcatGCTTTGGACTATCCCTCTCAGAGCAAGTTGTGCAATATTACGAATAGTCGGAACAGATATGATACTCAAAAGAGGTTCTGCTACGCAAAGAGGATCTCTAGTTGGCACTGGCAACAGCATTTCAAATATAGCACGCTTAGTAGCTCCACTGCTTGCAGGGTTCATGGGAGATTTGTATGGTACAAATACCTCAGCTTTATTGTCCACAATAATATCTGTTCTTGGTATCATTCTATTACTGACAACCAAGCAGCACACACCACCTGTTCGTACAAAGGCTCACTGA